The proteins below come from a single Fastidiosipila sanguinis genomic window:
- the nagZ gene encoding beta-N-acetylhexosaminidase gives MRKVEELSLKEKLGQLLVFGFPGTAVTEDVIELINEYKAGNIILFAHNLEDLEQTKALSKELRERIYESTGIYPFITIDQEGGVVSRLPEGAAIFPSAMAIRASNNPEYAEKAAYWTGLELRALGMNVDLAPVLDINNNPQNPVIGVRSYGATPEEVSEYGIAATKGYMRAGVMPVAKHFPGHGDTDVDSHIGLPTVDKSEEELLECEFIPFEEAMKNGLPAIMNAHIIYPAIEPEPVPATLSKRIMQDIVRDKLGFEGLIYSDCFQMQAISEHYGTVKSFANAIEAGMDLVLISHHPELSKAALENAEKQVELGALSLDRINESVERVLKFKQDYTGENLDEKYIANPEALELIKEIIRASITRLDNLGDLPKIDKDTLFIGSPANRTTFASSDPSHSNIFPEFMGNEFAAESVVTTVNPDQAEIDSVLDKAKNHKVVVYGTYNAHLNKEQIKLAEALQAAGHDLIVVALRNPYDLQLLSDDVYKIAAFDYTVKAFAALVDVFNGGEASGVLPLL, from the coding sequence ATGAGGAAAGTAGAAGAATTAAGTTTAAAAGAAAAGTTAGGACAACTTTTAGTTTTTGGGTTCCCAGGAACTGCCGTAACAGAGGATGTTATTGAGTTAATAAATGAATATAAAGCTGGAAATATTATTTTGTTTGCACACAACCTAGAGGATTTAGAACAAACAAAGGCACTTAGCAAAGAGCTAAGAGAGCGAATTTATGAGTCTACTGGAATATATCCATTTATTACTATAGACCAGGAAGGTGGAGTAGTATCAAGATTACCAGAAGGTGCTGCAATCTTCCCATCAGCTATGGCAATTAGGGCAAGTAACAATCCAGAATATGCTGAAAAAGCAGCTTATTGGACAGGATTAGAATTAAGAGCACTAGGCATGAACGTTGACTTGGCTCCTGTATTGGATATAAATAACAATCCACAAAATCCAGTAATTGGTGTAAGAAGTTATGGAGCTACGCCTGAAGAAGTTAGTGAATATGGTATAGCAGCTACAAAAGGGTATATGCGAGCTGGAGTTATGCCTGTTGCTAAGCATTTCCCTGGACATGGTGATACAGACGTAGATAGCCATATAGGTTTGCCTACAGTAGATAAGTCTGAAGAAGAATTGCTAGAGTGTGAATTTATTCCATTTGAAGAAGCTATGAAAAATGGTCTACCAGCAATTATGAATGCACATATTATTTATCCTGCTATAGAGCCAGAGCCTGTTCCAGCAACTCTATCTAAGAGAATAATGCAAGATATTGTCAGAGATAAATTAGGATTTGAAGGTTTAATTTACTCAGACTGTTTCCAAATGCAAGCTATTTCAGAACATTACGGAACTGTTAAATCATTTGCAAATGCTATTGAAGCTGGTATGGACTTGGTTTTAATATCCCATCACCCAGAGTTATCTAAAGCAGCTTTAGAAAATGCAGAAAAACAAGTTGAGCTAGGAGCTTTATCCTTAGACAGAATTAATGAATCAGTTGAAAGAGTACTTAAGTTTAAACAGGATTACACTGGTGAGAATCTTGACGAGAAATATATAGCTAATCCTGAAGCATTAGAATTGATCAAAGAAATAATTAGAGCATCTATTACAAGACTAGATAATCTTGGAGATTTACCAAAGATTGATAAAGATACTTTGTTTATAGGAAGTCCTGCAAATAGAACTACATTTGCATCTTCTGATCCAAGTCACTCTAATATATTCCCTGAATTTATGGGTAATGAATTCGCCGCTGAGTCTGTTGTAACCACAGTAAATCCTGATCAAGCTGAGATTGATAGTGTCCTAGATAAGGCTAAAAATCATAAAGTTGTAGTTTATGGAACTTATAATGCTCATTTGAATAAAGAGCAAATTAAATTAGCGGAGGCCTTACAGGCTGCAGGACACGATTTGATTGTAGTAGCTTTAAGAAATCCATATGACTTACAGTTATTGTCTGATGATGTCTATAAGATTGCAGCATTTGATTACACTGTTAAAGCTTTTGCTGCATTAGTTGATGTATTTAATGGTGGAGAAGCTAGTGGCGTATTACCACTGCTGTAG
- a CDS encoding N-acetylglucosamine kinase codes for MEKYVLGLDGGGTSCKACATDLNGKVLLRDIAGSININGVSENYVRAELSALLARIYSEMGDMPEFIVIGVAGISNPRTKEVMMSILHDTGYRGKVIITGDFKIALYAKLGILNGVLLISGTGSIAYGINSRGDEIRVGGYGHIIDDLGSAYAIGRDILASVIKYFDGRNEATVLTDLVMKKLEISSIDELISYIYSPERKKSDIAALAALVEPATRANDKTAIEIQEKAAKDLADLVETIIKRMDEEEIKLAFSGSVLEKNNFIRESLIKNIEQLNTACTIEIVDSENDAAYGAALLALEELFS; via the coding sequence ATGGAAAAATATGTTTTAGGTTTAGATGGAGGTGGTACAAGCTGCAAAGCTTGTGCCACCGATCTAAATGGGAAAGTTTTATTAAGAGATATTGCCGGATCCATAAATATTAATGGTGTCAGCGAAAATTATGTTCGAGCAGAATTATCTGCACTTTTAGCAAGAATTTATTCTGAAATGGGCGATATGCCTGAGTTCATTGTTATTGGAGTTGCAGGAATAAGTAATCCACGCACAAAAGAAGTTATGATGTCAATTCTTCATGACACTGGCTATAGAGGCAAAGTCATAATTACTGGAGACTTTAAGATTGCGCTATATGCCAAATTAGGGATATTAAATGGAGTATTATTGATTTCTGGAACTGGTTCAATTGCTTATGGTATTAATTCTCGAGGAGATGAGATTCGTGTTGGAGGATATGGTCATATAATTGATGATCTAGGTAGTGCCTATGCAATTGGAAGAGATATTTTAGCTAGTGTTATAAAATATTTTGATGGTAGAAATGAAGCTACTGTTCTTACAGATCTTGTAATGAAAAAGTTAGAAATAAGTAGCATTGATGAATTAATTTCCTATATATATAGTCCAGAACGTAAGAAAAGTGATATAGCAGCTTTGGCGGCATTGGTAGAACCTGCGACAAGAGCTAATGATAAGACAGCTATTGAGATTCAAGAAAAAGCAGCTAAAGATCTTGCTGATTTAGTAGAAACCATTATCAAGAGAATGGATGAAGAGGAGATTAAGTTAGCATTCTCTGGAAGTGTATTAGAGAAAAATAACTTTATAAGAGAATCACTTATCAAAAATATTGAGCAATTAAATACAGCATGCACAATAGAGATAGTGGATAGCGAAAATGATGCTGCTTATGGTGCGGCTTTGTTGGCTTTAGAAGAACTCTTTTCTTAA
- the gpmI gene encoding 2,3-bisphosphoglycerate-independent phosphoglycerate mutase, giving the protein MAVDNKVVLVVMDGVGISDKEYGNAVLNARTPNLDFLADKYMMRPIKAHGTEVGLPSDSDMGNSEVGHNAMGAGQIYSQGAQLVNESVDSGRIFESETWKDLVEQVKENDGTFHFLGLLSDGGVHSHIDHLKALVKEAKAEGVNKVRVHVLFDGRDTPPTSGGGFIEDIENFLSEQSDDNFDARVASGGGRMVITMDRYEANWPMVELGWKTHVLGEGRQFASGTEAYKTLTEETGCIDQDVPPFVVAENGEPIGTVEDGDSVVFYNFRGDRAIEISRAFDEEDFSEFDRVKYPKIKYAGMLEYDTEVHIPSHYLVSPPNISNTLSEHLCGLGVKAYAVAEGQKFGHVTYFWNGNKSGYINEALELYEEVKSDNVPFQTTPWMKSAEVATKLIEAIESDKFDFLRCNFANGDMVGHTGVYESTIIGMEAVDLAIGRIYRACEKAGYTLMITADHGNAEVMFADKKDKDGNPVAKTSHTTNPVPFYICDDKHEWKFKEGEFGLSNLAATVCDVLGVAKPDASWNWNESMVD; this is encoded by the coding sequence ATGGCAGTCGATAACAAAGTAGTTTTGGTTGTTATGGATGGTGTTGGTATTTCTGATAAAGAATACGGTAACGCTGTTTTGAACGCTAGAACACCTAATTTAGACTTTTTAGCAGATAAATATATGATGCGTCCTATCAAAGCTCACGGTACTGAAGTTGGTTTACCAAGTGATTCAGATATGGGTAATAGTGAGGTCGGACATAACGCAATGGGTGCAGGACAAATTTATTCACAAGGTGCCCAATTAGTTAATGAATCAGTAGATTCCGGAAGAATCTTTGAATCAGAGACATGGAAGGATTTAGTTGAACAAGTAAAAGAGAATGACGGAACTTTCCATTTCCTAGGTTTACTTTCTGATGGTGGTGTCCACTCACACATTGATCACTTGAAAGCTTTAGTAAAAGAAGCAAAAGCTGAAGGAGTTAATAAAGTTAGAGTTCACGTTCTCTTTGATGGTCGTGATACCCCTCCAACATCAGGTGGTGGATTTATTGAAGATATTGAAAACTTCTTAAGCGAGCAAAGTGACGATAACTTCGATGCAAGAGTAGCTTCTGGTGGTGGCCGTATGGTTATTACCATGGATAGATACGAAGCTAACTGGCCAATGGTTGAATTAGGTTGGAAGACTCACGTATTAGGTGAAGGTAGACAATTTGCAAGTGGTACAGAAGCGTACAAGACTTTGACAGAAGAAACAGGTTGCATCGATCAAGATGTTCCACCTTTTGTAGTAGCAGAAAATGGAGAGCCTATTGGTACAGTAGAAGACGGAGACAGTGTTGTCTTCTATAACTTCCGTGGTGACCGTGCGATTGAGATTAGTAGAGCTTTTGACGAGGAAGATTTCTCAGAATTTGATAGAGTAAAATATCCTAAGATTAAATATGCAGGTATGCTTGAGTATGATACAGAAGTACATATTCCTTCACACTATTTGGTAAGTCCTCCAAACATTAGTAATACTCTAAGTGAGCATCTCTGTGGTTTAGGTGTCAAAGCTTATGCAGTAGCTGAAGGACAAAAATTCGGTCACGTTACATATTTCTGGAATGGTAACAAATCTGGATATATTAATGAAGCTTTGGAATTATATGAAGAAGTAAAATCTGATAATGTACCTTTCCAAACTACTCCATGGATGAAGTCAGCAGAAGTTGCTACAAAATTAATTGAAGCAATTGAATCAGATAAATTTGACTTCTTGCGTTGTAACTTTGCGAACGGTGATATGGTTGGACATACAGGTGTTTATGAATCAACAATTATCGGTATGGAAGCAGTAGACTTGGCAATTGGTCGTATTTACAGAGCTTGTGAAAAAGCTGGTTATACACTTATGATTACAGCAGACCACGGTAATGCAGAAGTAATGTTTGCAGACAAGAAAGATAAAGATGGTAACCCTGTAGCAAAAACAAGTCATACCACTAACCCTGTACCATTCTATATTTGTGATGATAAACATGAGTGGAAGTTCAAAGAAGGTGAATTTGGTTTAAGTAACTTAGCTGCAACAGTATGTGATGTATTAGGTGTAGCAAAACCAGATGCAAGCTGGAATTGGAATGAATCAATGGTTGATTAA
- a CDS encoding LacI family DNA-binding transcriptional regulator, translating into MRKKVTLKDIAKLAGVSESTVSLVLNKRDIRISTEKKEEILRIADDLRYRPNLLAKSLSSQKTYTIGLIIPDLSNPFFASLANHIEIILRSKGYLLFVANSNDELDMDNKLITRFQDYQVDALIYCPANESFSLSTKERAALTKFSVASVIVDRIFPDLEENQVCFDNEYGGYIASKYLLDSGCQNVAFVSGDLNNYNASQRFAGYKRALQEHNQDLNEKIIFPGNYRFESGYNIDVNILQEEKVDGVFCSNDLMAFGLLRKLEENDFADEIRVVGYDSLFAKEIVPGYFKSVAQDTKLLAEQVCEQLLAQINDPNYKTTTILSPELI; encoded by the coding sequence ATGAGGAAAAAAGTAACACTTAAAGATATTGCTAAATTAGCAGGGGTTTCTGAAAGTACAGTTTCTTTGGTACTAAATAAAAGGGATATAAGAATAAGTACTGAGAAAAAGGAAGAAATCTTGAGAATAGCAGATGACTTGCGTTACAGGCCCAATCTTTTAGCAAAGAGCCTGTCTTCTCAAAAAACTTATACTATTGGCCTTATTATTCCTGATCTATCCAATCCTTTTTTTGCAAGTTTGGCAAATCACATTGAAATTATTTTACGTTCCAAAGGTTATTTGCTCTTCGTAGCTAATAGTAATGACGAACTTGATATGGATAATAAGTTAATCACAAGATTCCAAGATTATCAGGTAGATGCATTAATTTACTGTCCAGCTAATGAAAGCTTTTCTCTAAGTACAAAAGAACGTGCTGCGTTAACAAAATTTTCTGTGGCAAGTGTAATTGTTGACAGAATTTTTCCGGACTTGGAAGAAAATCAAGTGTGTTTCGATAATGAATATGGTGGCTATATAGCAAGTAAGTATCTATTGGATTCAGGTTGTCAAAATGTTGCTTTTGTTAGTGGAGACCTCAATAACTATAATGCTTCACAAAGATTTGCTGGATATAAACGAGCCCTTCAAGAGCATAATCAAGATTTGAATGAAAAAATAATTTTTCCAGGAAATTATAGATTTGAATCTGGATATAATATTGATGTAAATATTTTGCAAGAAGAGAAAGTAGATGGTGTATTTTGTAGTAATGATTTAATGGCTTTTGGACTTTTGAGAAAATTAGAAGAGAATGATTTTGCAGATGAGATAAGAGTGGTAGGCTATGACAGCTTATTTGCAAAGGAAATAGTGCCTGGGTATTTTAAGTCTGTTGCTCAAGATACAAAATTATTAGCAGAACAAGTTTGTGAGCAGTTGCTAGCTCAAATCAATGACCCTAACTATAAAACTACAACGATTTTATCTCCTGAATTAATATAA
- a CDS encoding GNAT family N-acetyltransferase gives MKNNTLNSEIYLKLHAECGFKMYEPSDVEIALQGDIFDVVLYEDEEAIGMGRVIGDGRIVFFLKDVMVSDNYRGKGYGNIIMNEIMKYIRSVACPEAYVGLMSTPGKEEFYKKFGFIERPNADFGSGMVMYIE, from the coding sequence GTGAAGAATAATACTCTGAATTCTGAAATATATCTCAAATTACACGCTGAATGTGGTTTTAAAATGTATGAACCTTCAGATGTAGAGATTGCCCTACAGGGTGATATATTTGATGTAGTTTTATATGAAGATGAAGAAGCTATTGGTATGGGTAGGGTCATAGGTGATGGGAGAATAGTATTTTTTCTCAAAGACGTAATGGTTTCTGATAACTATAGAGGCAAGGGTTATGGCAATATAATCATGAATGAAATAATGAAATATATACGTAGTGTTGCCTGTCCAGAAGCATATGTTGGTCTAATGTCTACACCAGGAAAAGAAGAGTTTTATAAAAAATTTGGTTTCATAGAGAGACCTAATGCTGATTTCGGAAGTGGGATGGTGATGTATATTGAGTAA
- a CDS encoding ribokinase: MSKKVFVLGSINVDLMINTPRLPEKGETILGSNFRISMGGKGANQAASCGLLGTETIFIGNVGNDDFADLALEDLENNFSIDTRFIRRKNDISTGTAVITQVDNDNVIIVDSGANMTIDLDQVHSALNEANEGDVFLAQFEVDFDLVKESLKLAKAKHMYTIINPAPANEIPDDMLKDIDCLILNQSETEILSGIYPEDLDSCIEAKEILSSKGVKALLFTLGANGCLYIDENLEVEVPGERVKVVDTTGAGDSFIGAYVSSMVKGNSIEASLKFANAYAAFNCTNRGARSGLKRFGTYAELVKGLEKFKS; this comes from the coding sequence TTGAGTAAGAAAGTTTTTGTTCTGGGAAGTATAAATGTTGATTTAATGATAAATACCCCGCGTTTACCTGAGAAAGGGGAAACCATCTTAGGAAGTAATTTCAGAATTTCTATGGGTGGTAAAGGTGCGAATCAGGCTGCAAGCTGTGGCTTGTTAGGAACTGAGACCATTTTCATAGGTAATGTAGGAAATGATGATTTTGCAGATCTTGCTCTAGAAGACCTCGAAAATAATTTCTCAATTGATACTCGTTTTATCAGAAGAAAAAATGATATAAGTACGGGAACTGCGGTTATAACTCAGGTAGATAACGACAATGTAATTATTGTAGATTCCGGCGCCAATATGACTATAGATTTAGATCAAGTGCATTCTGCTCTAAACGAAGCTAACGAAGGAGATGTGTTTTTAGCTCAGTTTGAAGTGGATTTTGACCTAGTGAAAGAGTCATTAAAACTTGCAAAAGCAAAACATATGTATACAATAATTAACCCAGCTCCGGCCAATGAAATTCCAGATGATATGTTAAAAGATATTGACTGTTTGATTTTAAACCAGTCGGAGACAGAAATCCTGAGTGGAATTTATCCAGAAGATTTGGATAGCTGCATTGAGGCAAAAGAAATCCTCTCATCTAAAGGTGTTAAAGCCTTATTGTTTACATTAGGAGCCAATGGTTGCTTATACATAGATGAAAACTTGGAAGTGGAAGTTCCAGGCGAGCGTGTAAAGGTAGTAGATACTACAGGTGCTGGAGACTCTTTTATTGGGGCTTATGTAAGCTCGATGGTAAAGGGCAATTCAATCGAAGCCAGTTTGAAATTTGCAAATGCCTACGCAGCTTTTAATTGTACAAATAGGGGAGCAAGATCGGGGTTAAAAAGATTTGGAACTTATGCAGAGTTAGTAAAAGGGTTAGAAAAATTTAAGTCATAA
- the rihC gene encoding ribonucleoside hydrolase RihC produces the protein MSNVKRPIIIDTDPGIDDAVALAIALFAEELDVKLLTTVAGNVSLEKVTLNTLKLLTLYNKNVPVAKGAYKPLMRPVIDASGIHGETGMDGFDFPEPNTSLLLDKTAIEAMRDVIVGSDEKITLIGLGPLTNIANFINVYPELLDRIEEVIIMGGAVGRGNSGVYAEFNFHVDPEAASILFNSGLKVTVATIEPGLKALVYPEDSAKIKEMHEIGEMFYALFSKYRGGSFNTGLKMYDSCAIAYLLAPEMFETVTTRVAVETKGEHTAGAFLVDLRNYLDVDTEATVTLDIDEGKFKDWFLERISKCK, from the coding sequence ATGAGTAATGTTAAAAGACCAATAATAATCGATACAGATCCAGGTATAGATGATGCAGTAGCACTAGCAATTGCTCTGTTCGCAGAAGAGTTGGACGTTAAATTATTAACAACAGTCGCTGGTAATGTTAGTTTAGAAAAAGTTACCTTAAACACTCTCAAACTCTTGACCTTGTACAACAAAAATGTACCAGTAGCAAAAGGTGCATACAAACCTCTCATGAGACCCGTGATTGATGCTAGTGGTATACATGGTGAAACTGGTATGGATGGATTTGATTTCCCAGAACCAAATACCTCTCTATTATTAGATAAAACAGCTATAGAAGCCATGAGAGATGTAATAGTAGGGTCTGATGAGAAAATAACTTTAATAGGTTTAGGACCTCTAACTAATATTGCAAACTTTATCAATGTTTATCCAGAGTTGTTAGACAGAATTGAAGAAGTAATAATTATGGGTGGTGCTGTAGGCAGAGGTAACTCAGGCGTATATGCAGAGTTTAACTTCCATGTTGATCCAGAGGCAGCAAGTATCCTATTTAATAGTGGACTAAAAGTTACAGTAGCAACAATTGAGCCTGGTTTGAAAGCACTTGTATATCCAGAAGATTCAGCAAAAATCAAAGAGATGCATGAAATTGGAGAAATGTTCTATGCTCTATTCTCTAAATATAGAGGTGGAAGCTTCAATACAGGTCTAAAGATGTATGACTCATGCGCAATTGCTTATTTATTAGCACCAGAAATGTTTGAGACAGTTACAACTAGAGTGGCAGTTGAAACAAAAGGAGAGCATACAGCAGGAGCATTTTTGGTAGATCTAAGGAACTATTTAGATGTTGATACTGAAGCAACAGTAACCTTGGATATTGATGAAGGTAAGTTCAAAGACTGGTTCTTAGAAAGAATCAGCAAATGTAAATAA
- the dcuC gene encoding C4-dicarboxylate transporter DcuC, with protein MNPLLMYSVAILAVALVIYMLLKKADVKITLFGVGMVLMIIAILNGVEVVEGSNNVFIDPIVSVIDAFKSQLGRAGFIILILGGYTAYMSKIGANEVTVSVLTKPLKNISSPYVLVPIVFLLGQLLSLVIPSASNLAIILLATLYPVLKASGMSNLTAAGVIATTATVMPTPLGSDNVAIAEALDMSVTEYVFQHHARISIPAILVMAVVHFFWQKYMDKKAGLINEKGIAETTEIKEIKGGALFKTVYAILPLLPILILLGSFVVNQFTKSNLNLSVEVVSVISFIIALVCELFRRRDGKVVLEETDSFFKGMGNAMGTVALLVAATTFVNGLKAIGLIDSLQTAMTTANASGVILPLILVGLTALIVLLSGSGTALTFAMIPLYAPLAAAASISPLLLTLTVGLTGNILRAMSPVSAVVNIVAGSTKEEPIDIVKRTAVPMLAGVVTVLVLSVIFYL; from the coding sequence ATGAACCCATTATTGATGTATAGCGTGGCTATTTTAGCAGTCGCTTTGGTCATATATATGCTACTCAAAAAAGCAGATGTTAAGATTACCTTGTTTGGTGTAGGTATGGTCTTGATGATTATTGCTATTTTGAATGGTGTAGAGGTAGTAGAAGGATCTAATAATGTGTTTATAGACCCTATAGTGTCTGTAATAGATGCATTCAAAAGTCAATTAGGTCGAGCAGGATTCATAATTTTAATTTTAGGTGGATATACTGCATATATGAGTAAAATTGGAGCTAATGAAGTAACAGTCTCAGTTTTGACTAAACCACTAAAAAATATTAGCTCACCTTATGTACTGGTTCCTATAGTATTTTTACTAGGTCAATTATTGTCATTAGTAATTCCTAGTGCATCAAACTTAGCTATTATTTTGCTAGCGACTTTATACCCAGTGCTGAAAGCATCAGGTATGAGCAACTTAACAGCTGCTGGTGTTATAGCTACAACAGCTACAGTAATGCCTACACCATTAGGTTCAGATAACGTAGCGATTGCAGAAGCTTTGGACATGAGTGTCACAGAATATGTATTCCAACACCATGCTAGAATTTCTATACCAGCAATTTTGGTAATGGCAGTAGTACATTTCTTCTGGCAAAAATACATGGACAAAAAAGCTGGACTAATTAATGAAAAAGGCATAGCTGAAACTACTGAAATTAAAGAGATAAAAGGTGGCGCATTATTCAAAACAGTATACGCAATCTTGCCTCTTCTACCTATCCTGATTTTGTTAGGTTCATTTGTAGTAAATCAATTTACAAAATCTAACTTAAACTTATCCGTTGAAGTCGTTTCTGTAATCTCATTTATAATTGCATTGGTTTGCGAATTGTTCAGACGCAGAGATGGTAAGGTTGTATTAGAAGAGACAGACTCTTTCTTCAAAGGTATGGGTAATGCCATGGGAACTGTAGCTTTATTAGTAGCAGCTACTACATTCGTAAATGGTTTGAAAGCTATTGGATTGATAGATTCATTACAAACTGCAATGACAACAGCTAATGCATCAGGTGTCATCTTGCCACTAATTTTAGTAGGTCTAACAGCTCTAATCGTATTGTTAAGTGGTAGTGGAACAGCACTAACCTTTGCTATGATTCCTCTATATGCACCGTTAGCAGCTGCAGCAAGTATTTCACCACTGCTATTAACATTAACAGTAGGACTAACAGGAAATATTCTAAGAGCTATGTCTCCTGTATCAGCTGTAGTTAATATTGTTGCAGGATCTACAAAAGAAGAGCCAATAGACATAGTTAAGAGAACAGCAGTACCTATGCTAGCAGGTGTAGTAACTGTATTGGTACTATCTGTAATCTTCTACTTATAA
- a CDS encoding MATE family efflux transporter: protein MAVKSLKRMNNIDTTTGVIWKKILLFTLPILLSNFLQQLYGTVDMIILGTYGSSTALGAVGTTTSLTNVLLGLFVGISTGSSVALAQAYGASDNRRIYKVVHSTIFWGLISGIVLTAIGLIFSRPLLELMNCPGSLIEEATTYMVWIFVGMIPISLYNMGSAVLRAIGDSRRPFYFLIAAAVTNIILDYIFVGLFDWNVFGAAMATIISQAVAAVLTIVTLVNANGAYRLYLKEVRPYKEESMMIIKIGVPAGFQSAIISSSNALIQSQVNKFGEGVVEAYAAFNRLDGFYYMSINSFSVAATTFVGQNLGAKKYHRVRKGIKVSIMLGVIVAIFVGIIMGVFREEFLDVFNLAPENMEYGKFAIAMDSLAYWIFAIGDVLSGAIRGAGKSLFPMISSLINMFGIRQMWVFGIQKVNPSFQAIILAYPVSWIFQTTMMLTYFIRGNWLPEDLAEEIAEELDGDLIKDVSADLSSDEDADNNEIEAEVDAETEVSELEGSAEEQSVEVEEQVEVSEEVTEKTSEEVDASEVVDEVEVQEKVADAEQNVDVLEIEDEKNEELDLGMESSIEETDIILDRLETDPENIYPDEGSTYPVRENDDQNPDIYPQK, encoded by the coding sequence ATGGCAGTTAAATCTCTAAAAAGAATGAATAATATTGATACAACTACAGGTGTAATCTGGAAGAAAATATTGTTATTTACTTTACCAATATTACTTTCAAACTTCTTACAACAGCTATATGGAACTGTTGATATGATTATCTTGGGTACTTATGGTAGTAGTACTGCACTTGGAGCGGTAGGTACAACAACATCGTTGACTAATGTTTTGTTAGGATTATTCGTTGGTATCTCAACGGGTTCTTCAGTAGCTCTGGCACAGGCATATGGAGCGAGTGATAATAGAAGAATTTATAAAGTTGTTCATTCTACGATATTCTGGGGATTGATCTCAGGTATTGTTTTGACTGCTATAGGTTTAATTTTCTCAAGACCGTTATTGGAATTAATGAACTGTCCGGGAAGTCTAATTGAGGAAGCTACTACCTATATGGTATGGATATTTGTAGGTATGATTCCTATAAGTTTATATAACATGGGTTCTGCTGTACTTAGGGCAATTGGTGATTCAAGGCGACCATTTTATTTCTTAATTGCAGCGGCAGTAACTAATATTATTTTAGACTATATTTTTGTAGGTTTGTTTGACTGGAATGTTTTTGGTGCTGCTATGGCAACAATAATTTCCCAAGCAGTTGCTGCAGTTTTGACTATTGTTACATTGGTCAATGCTAACGGCGCCTATAGATTATATTTAAAAGAAGTTAGACCTTACAAAGAAGAGTCGATGATGATAATTAAGATTGGTGTACCAGCAGGTTTTCAATCTGCAATTATTTCTTCATCTAATGCTTTAATCCAGTCTCAAGTAAATAAATTCGGTGAAGGTGTAGTAGAGGCCTATGCAGCATTTAACCGTTTGGATGGATTCTACTATATGTCTATTAACTCATTTAGTGTGGCAGCAACTACCTTCGTTGGACAAAACTTAGGTGCTAAGAAATATCATCGTGTCCGTAAAGGTATTAAAGTATCTATAATGCTTGGTGTTATAGTAGCTATCTTTGTTGGTATTATAATGGGTGTATTCAGGGAAGAATTCTTAGATGTATTTAACCTAGCGCCAGAAAACATGGAATATGGTAAGTTTGCTATAGCTATGGATAGTCTTGCCTACTGGATATTTGCTATAGGAGATGTGTTGTCTGGTGCAATTAGAGGTGCAGGTAAATCTTTATTCCCAATGATATCTTCACTAATAAACATGTTCGGTATTCGACAAATGTGGGTCTTTGGAATTCAAAAGGTCAATCCAAGTTTCCAAGCTATTATCTTGGCTTACCCAGTATCATGGATTTTCCAGACAACTATGATGCTGACTTATTTCATCAGAGGAAATTGGTTGCCAGAAGATTTGGCAGAGGAAATTGCTGAAGAATTGGATGGTGATCTTATCAAAGACGTATCAGCAGATTTGAGTAGTGACGAGGATGCTGATAATAATGAAATTGAAGCAGAGGTAGATGCTGAGACTGAAGTGTCTGAGCTAGAGGGGTCAGCAGAAGAGCAGTCTGTAGAAGTAGAAGAGCAGGTTGAAGTGAGTGAAGAAGTCACAGAGAAAACTAGTGAAGAAGTAGATGCTAGTGAAGTAGTTGACGAAGTGGAAGTTCAAGAAAAAGTTGCTGATGCTGAACAAAATGTTGATGTTCTAGAGATTGAAGATGAGAAAAATGAAGAGCTTGATTTGGGTATGGAATCATCTATAGAAGAAACTGATATTATTTTGGATCGATTGGAAACTGATCCAGAAAATATATATCCAGACGAAGGATCAACTTATCCTGTTCGTGAAAATGATGATCAAAATCCGGATATTTACCCGCAAAAATAA